Part of the Acropora palmata chromosome 10, jaAcrPala1.3, whole genome shotgun sequence genome, ACATTTTAATCTGTTGCTGTTTCAGTTTTAGATGTTGAGACACAGGCAAAAAGAACAGCAGCTCCATCGGAGATCACAAAAGAAACAGTATTATCACAGGTGAGATCATGGATTTAACTTGCAGAGCACTTGAGGGTAATGTCCTTTGGTAAATTCTGTAAAAGGCATTTTGAGGACCTTAAGCCTCAagagaaatgttgaaaatggaCTCCTCTTCCTCCTCCTCGTCAccatcattatcatcgtcatcgtcatcgtcatcatcatcgtcatcatcatcatcgtcatcatcatcatcatcgtcatcatcgtcgtcgtcgtcatcatcatcatcatcgtcatcgtcatcatcatcattatcatcgtcgtcatcatcatccgcatcgtcatcatcatcatcattttcatcgtcatgatcatcgtcgtcatcatcatcgccatcgtcatcatcatcatcatcatcgtcgtcatcatcatcatcgtcatcatcctcatcctcatcatcatcatcatcatcatcatcatcgtcatcatcatcaatcaCCTCTCTGCATGATCACCAACCATTCTGAAACACAGAATTCCACATATCCGGGCACAAGAACAAAAGGCGATCCCCAATTCCTTTCAAGTGGAGGTTTATCACTAACACCAAAAAAAACTGGCAAATGAGAAGTTCTTTGAATAATAGAGTGTGTCTTAATGTAAAGCTGCTTGCTTTTTATTTCAGTACTTTGTTGACACCAAACTTGATCAAGTGTTTCACGAGTTCTTAATTGATGTGGTGGCAGATGAGTTCATGCCTCCAAACCCTTACCCCAAACTTGCATCCCAGCTTGCTGTGGCTGCCACCAGGTAATTCATGCCGCTATCATTCAACTTTCAACACCTTGCTAAGGTAATAAATGCCAATTTAACCACGTTAACCAGTAATTTAGTCTGTGAGCTTCAGTTACCGCATATCAGCTGCCCCCACAGCACTCTACAAGCAAATCTGTTTGGCGTCCAGCAGTCAAAGTTCAAAGGGTTGAAGTGTTGCGTATTCCGTGACGTAACGGTTCACTGCAACACCAAGTAGTGCGCATAATCTTAGCTTGCCTTAGCCTTTTTACGAAGTGTTCCCCAAGGTGTTGAACTGTTCCTTAAATGATATACCCCTTTTCACCTATCCTCTTTTGTTCCCTTTCATCGACTGGATCAGTAAAACGGTACTTTGTGATCATGGCTCATggaattttctgtttttgttgttgttgtttttttttttgttacaggATGGAGCTATTTGGAGAAAAACGCGCGAAGCTGTTATCTAAACTCATCCCAGGCTCTGTGCAACTTAACTTGGGGGGGTTTCTGTTTTACAGTCCTGGCGTCGAAGCTTACGGTGAGTGGGTTGTTCATTATCCAGGCAAGGGCTGACGTTCGAAACGTCACCttcattatctcttcacggtggaaatttgagcctcatcaacttgtttgatacaaaattttattgtttcacttccccagtGATGCTgcaacacagtttctttagaaactaacctttcattctgATTATCCAAGTGTGCTTGCTGACCTGGcctttcaatgaaaaagaggCTGGAGTGGACTAAAGCAGGGCTTTCGTTATCGTTGTTGTAGATACAGCTATATCACACACTATATGTTCCCATATTGCTTGTAGGGTTGGTCAGTGCTATGGCAACCTTGGACGGAAAACAATACAATAACTTACGCTCCAAAATACACAGTCTGAGTAATAAAGTCAACCAAAGATTGACAGTTTCTGGCTTCAAGGTATTGacctttttgaaaaattttcaactaCGTGCGTCTCTTCAAATCTTGCAAACTTTATTTAGAGACTTGTGCACTCTGGTCTATATTAGTTAAATGAAGGtactttgttttaaaattggaAAGATCCCACTTCTGTCAGTACCCATCATTTGATTAAGGCCCCACCCATCATCTTTTGATTAAAGTCCTCCAGCGACCCTGATCTTGAGTTTGATTGATTCTAGTTTTTCCTTTATCTCAGGCTTTCGTAGACACGGCCCTTTGTGGTTTTACACCCCTGTTTGGTCGTTTCATGCCATATTTACTCGAGGTAGATCTGGGAGAGCATTATTTCATTCAAGGCCCGCGACACGCGAGGTCAGAGGCTATAGGACACTTTGCCAGGCTCGGTGAGTTCATCTCGTTATGATAGTTGGGGCAGTTGAGAATTGAATGTGATCACATTGCTCAGACCAATCAGGATCGACACCGCTCACACACTGCTCTGACCAGTGAGGACCTTTCAAACGAAATCATCTCGTTGTGATTTCGTGTATCCGAAgccaagcgcgggaaaatgcgTTCTATGCATTGATTGGTTCTACTTGAGATTAGTTTAAAAGATGTGCAGGCGTTCATGGGTTTGTAAGACCAAACCTGAAGTGTCCATGTTCAAGTAGCGAACGAAAAAGGAGGTATTTTAGATGGTTAATTTGAACGTTTTCTGTTTGTCTTCAGTGTATGACCATCTCGTTGACGTCGGTGAGAAGGAGgatgtcttttttttgggTACGCACTTTTAAAAACTTTTTAGTAAGTCACCCTCGTGATGGGAGTGATAGATGTATCGTTGTTTTGCAGGGATGTTTCTTGGCGGTGATAGTTCTAGACGTATCCTTCACGATATTGTAGCACCTCAACGAAAGAAAGCCATCCTAACTCAGATGATTTCTACTATCACTACAAAACAGCCACTTTACATCAAGGTATGAACTTGATGGTCGTGAAACGTTTCCCGGGCACGCTGCATGATGGGATTGCGTGCGGGCAAATCCGCCATTGGCTTGCCCGCCTATGGCAATTTAAACTTCTTTATCAAACTGAAGGTGCCTTAAggttgttattgtttcttgCATCTTGCCATTGAACATGCTGTCAGAGATTTCATCCTGATTGACACTCTATTAAATTTAGTgatcaaaaacacaataacCGTATCGTGTTTTTCTAGGCTTATGTGAAGCTTGACTGGCGACTTGTGATGGTGACAaagtcatttctttttcactttatCCAACCGGAAAATGGGTGAGGCTCTCTTGTTTATATTCTGGGATTGGTTATTGCTATTCCCATTTATCTTCAATCATCAGAATCATCGCTTGACCAGCTTTGGCTTGCAACGGTTTGTTgggaaattcaatttcataATTGGTTAGTTTTGGTTGTCAATTACCAGCTGAGGTCAATGTCTTTTCCTTCCCCATTCGTTTTCAATACAGATACGAACGCTTTTACAATGCTTCTGACGAACCCTTGGCGATATATCAAAGTGTTTTTACAAGGGAGGACGTGGTGAGTTTTTGAAACACTAGCAACATTGAAAACTAGAGCTTTCTTTCAAGCCAACGCACATTTCCTTCAGGCCTTATTGTTCCTGAAGTTTTGTGGGCCCCTGGACAACTCGGACCCTTGCAGAGGAGAGAATCTGGCGCTGAGTCTAGTTCATGTGGATCACTACATTGAGCGCGCTAAAGAGGAAGACAATTTGCTGGCGGCTTACAGATGGCTCATGGTCAAGTCACTTATGAGTAAGGTATTTGGTAAaacgtgttttgttttccatttgatATGATCTGATGTTGCTTTCCCCTGATTGGCTGGAAAACTGGGGCGAGATTTTCAAGCTATGCAACCACTAAGCGTTGCAGTAAAAGTGAAATAACCAGTAATTTATATTTGACATGGATTTGAAAACCGTTCCATTCAagttattatttgttttgtttgcacaGCATCAGTCGTACGTAGTGGAAGCGTGGTACATGCTTCATAGCGTGGCTTCTGAACTAGAGTATGTGTGCAGCTTGAATAGGACTTTACAGAGGCTGATAAATGAAGAACTAAGTAGAACTTTCAGACCTGTCAAGGAGGATGACGAGAGGACGGTAGGTTGTATTTGaatcaacaaaaaaaggaatgaatCTGCTATTTTAAAAGTGCTTATTTTCAGCTGGTAAATATTCCATTTATTTCCACAAATACATGCAGCAGGGCGTGCACTATATTTTGGTAAAGGAAACTCCCCTTTAAATGTAAGTTAAAACTGCCTATTTATAGAGTAAAGTGGGCGTTTCTaggaagtcttttttttttaagttaggATTTCGGTTACTTGAGATACAGAATTcggaggacactttatgatcTTTATTTACTGTTCTCACTACAACGAGACGAAATTAAGTCAAAGTGTGAGGGGATTCTTCGTGATGCCTATTTAAGGTAGCATGCATATAATTTTGTGCCTTGCATATAATTTTGTGCCTTGTCCAGCGATAACTTAGAGTTATGGTTAATTTATTAATGTATGTCATATTTTCCTTAGTCTCTTCTTGACGTCACAATTCTTAATACCATGGTGACCGCCTACTGCGATAAGCTTGAACGGGTTTTATCCCGCGGGACAGCTTTCGCTCCAAGTCGCCTGCTAGCACATTTACAAGGTAAGTTGAAGTGTTAACAACGCTCGttatttgtctttgaaaattttgcttgAGGGGACAACAATATAAGGTTTGGTTTGTAACTGGATACAAAGAGCATTCTTGACTGTTGTGATCTCTGTGGTTCCGGGGCTTACCATTTGTCAGGATGGTGAACCTGTTCGGCCTGTCCGTAAATGGAACTGAGAGAGCTGCTCATCACCAAACTGGTCATCCTTGAAGAACACGGTAAGTTAGGCCGCACTGATGAGTTGTATATGCAAACTGGCCGATCAGGCCGCTCAGTTCTGGCAAATGGTAAGGGAGCTAGGTCTAAGGTTATGGCTAGGCCAAGAACCGCATGAAATAAGATGTGAATACGTGCTTCAGTGATGGTTCCACACAAGGCACAAGAGAGCCGATGAAACGATTGGAACAGTGAGCTACCGAAGTTTTCATGTTGGAGATGCTTTTAGATTTTTGGTGAACTGGCTTTTTtctcattatttatttacagggAAACTTCGTCTCGTGACTTATACAGATGCAGCCACTCGAACGACAAGTTTGCACATTTCATCCGATGTGAGTTCGCTGGCACTATGATCGCGTGCTTCATGTTACTAGTCGTAATAAAAAAAGGAGTAGACCGACATTTATGAAATTCCTCTATTGGTCTTAGCTTACTTGCCATGTTCATCCTCAGGCCCCTGTTGTGCTGCAAGAGATCAATGAAATGCTCCAGCCTCTCATGGATGCCGCTTCCCAAAATGTCCATATGGCCTGCCCCGAGATTCACCGGGCGCTAAAGTCTGTGGAAGTTGACGTCTCTAGCCGGAGATCCAGCATCCAAGCCCAGAGTTAGAAGTGAGGAACGGGTTGCCAGAGTGCGAGAGCTCCAACCATGAAACCATGGCAACTTATTTTTACAGGAACGagtattctaaaaatagacTCTTTTGTGACCGAACTTTAGTCTAGCTAGCTCAAAGGAACTCTCTTACCTAATCCACACTTACTTTTGGACGTTTCGTTAAACGGTTTATTTTGTCGACTGCAATTTATTGAAGCAAGTTTCTCGTCAACATGGCGAATACTAAGT contains:
- the LOC141893646 gene encoding uncharacterized protein LOC141893646 isoform X2, with amino-acid sequence MIFDWLLSNISSDAPLNESEDHSYNVQKPIPVLVGPCAFAGSLYPLSEAESINIRMEYSISGPEEDHAVEIFSKAVLRDILLTRDNELHIVLGVIVHVEDVHQGGRWVKEFWTCSDIESREDNFLALIKSATLAQKIAESQCMFRLLPESRMYRRGFKQYSLNFINTNERRAISISSLPYLSAHEGVFVSSVHIKEYLSWFSATSETAAQQALATPAESTRGWRSRKNRDSFNSQQRSMQTRNGTSSLSGQSARQGPQHDTSLSWFGPYSDEVLNAVRTYMKDRLFDLKESCDFMRMLHYVILLVLADRNKTEDQSVCLIEAYRLLRSNAYQLHLVIQQNLVVQDLVTFSLSCEIGASDIVQNHFLAYRYYLREFFTSSFEEKRSELQYHGQVLLKILDSMTIVNPHLEGETRTGTLPLTSEVISGLKVVNRYCQTIFLGLLDDALSQCSHLLKYLVPLENSSSFIVQTLFQHGAETADIVNQRNLVLDVETQAKRTAAPSEITKETVLSQYFVDTKLDQVFHEFLIDVVADEFMPPNPYPKLASQLAVAATRMELFGEKRAKLLSKLIPGSVQLNLGGFLFYSPGVEAYGLVSAMATLDGKQYNNLRSKIHSLSNKVNQRLTVSGFKAFVDTALCGFTPLFGRFMPYLLEVDLGEHYFIQGPRHARSEAIGHFARLVYDHLVDVGEKEDVFFLGMFLGGDSSRRILHDIVAPQRKKAILTQMISTITTKQPLYIKAYVKLDWRLVMVTKSFLFHFIQPENGYERFYNASDEPLAIYQSVFTREDVALLFLKFCGPLDNSDPCRGENLALSLVHVDHYIERAKEEDNLLAAYRWLMVKSLMSKHQSYVVEAWYMLHSVASELEYVCSLNRTLQRLINEELSRTFRPVKEDDERTSLLDVTILNTMVTAYCDKLERVLSRGTAFAPSRLLAHLQGKLRLVTYTDAATRTTSLHISSDAPVVLQEINEMLQPLMDAASQNVHMACPEIHRALKSVEVDVSSRRSSIQAQS